In Oncorhynchus keta strain PuntledgeMale-10-30-2019 chromosome 19, Oket_V2, whole genome shotgun sequence, a single genomic region encodes these proteins:
- the LOC118398583 gene encoding centrosomal protein of 170 kDa protein B-like isoform X1, producing the protein MGLRASEGKRAEHLDDRSKLEKTDRKSLCQETPTSRPTPLYGQPSWWGEEDAASKRQHSEGHRSEEGHPEIPKEGSALDSEVNGSLLEYRDAQGKSSFSYHREPSYFEIPTKEFPLHPKSPGAELHEIPTKDTDTPHAPSTPTSSTPPVVQSHASFTIEFDDCTPGKIKIKDHVTKFSSRQRKQQQVSGKTLATTPTEEMSAECKVADWLVHSDVRMMRRRPTCEDVYSVKSDQAVNIKSLKGHQHDDGTQSDSEDPVLGKGKQSKSHHRIQSQHSIQSELSQSELSEPSQQTVRSYQLVTSQQTVQSHHSIQSDQSVPSQQTVLSVQPHQTVQSVPSQMLLQPQFSPPKQTPVSPVVPERPLSESPPEVRSPTMGPSKPDPQEQLSQQAFIIEFFDNPRKKRSQSFTANPAHADSYSTLKAKLERRKGGERPNSMHGHIPPTQQVTVPLKGQGHGGPLRSSSLKREKTEEPLSGGSASSSSGSGPSSRASSGITIKLFGSVGKKSKLAQEFAAEFLMKDAAHRALSPTRDKTSPPMSAPPVMMMSPSRTRIPSPLDPPSSISYPSTPLQTTAPRSYSPTPAPHSPALALSQPPSRSPVQTASPVRSAVPSTTPLMPLGLGVCGVDPKASRVVRNEEEDSLSDAGTYTIETESQDKEVEEARNMIDQVFGVLDSPEYSGAGVYRPIINDGKDEPAMLRPSDASTVDQMKAVSMHGFNPAALSGAPSGPFQVQSSNTAAQEEGPKWVSRWASLADSCAEPDCTPPQGEFADGDLRLMSRLMPSHSVDNSESEGSQSCRIRRLLPQVPPGDGDKPESPTPSILIRHEPPYPGPETPLERSSGTPRHQDSTQRLCIQDDVDPDSLSDASRSDDGSVLERTRKSQGRTSGATSPGDAGPHYRGQDKLSPTQPTKSTSFYIGSEECILGKPDLARSPFLSQGPDRGRDAPAKTFPTTVLIRHLSSHEPRRLGIKPNNSAPNLHSQQDKESKDPSKDSLGTSSFVRQESFTKEQPSDDIQIKRLPHISSHPTLRDMEQRRETAKDPQPFLREAADASLSSLEVKLPSSGSGHSSKRGGSSSHMDDSLSGESDVDTASTVSLVSNKNTHVTTGPKKRTAARSSSSPSVQEKGHRQPTARERLSEKRRSHAAAGDNSSSKAEQAKRFQMRRSTGNCGSLELSEDQQSSGQHWPDTASDHETGSRPASRNKKLIAPLQKEDNGKTPKSAAQQALIRSNSLSAPRPTRASMLRRARLGETSDNDGTETDRGSQNSDHIVAPSKVSADGKKLLSRLDILAMPRKRAGSFTTPSDNESSITTPSTRPGFSNRSAESTGPVRKTSVGEAGAKQGATRGSGAPGKQPLTRTRSSGTKYSSTTSSRQRQKGSDYTSTSEEEYEASSGTPKHKRSSHMSAATQTPRAQKEKAAAEVARSKSGSLELEVDEVQNEDDHYQNWTTHSAEIAKLSQDLAKDLAILAREIHDVAGDGDSQSSSGMGTNPSPSSAPNTPGPASTIPISSREERPCTSLRGVLPSQLVQHIPEASLNYQKVLLSPGSTAVMDLDPNMNDQDPSSKPRWNREEVILDNLMLNPVSQLSQAIRENTEQLAEKMKVLFHNKTEAWEEIEAKINAENEVPILKTSNKEISSILNELRRVQKQLEMINSIVEPGGAGSGNPKVAAMATAASGGQATRSPSRQKKSPSKPPGPGDRQRGAGPSTSPTTSKPNANESTKRTTRGPKGANFMA; encoded by the exons ATGGGTCTGAGAGCCTCAGAGGGGAAGAGGGCTGAGCACCTGGATGACAGGTCCAAGCTAGAGAAGACGGACAGGAAATCTCTGTGTCAAG AGACTCCAACCTCCCGGCCCACTCCATTGTATGGCCAGCCCTCATGGTGGGGGGAGGAGGATGCGGCCAGCAAAAGACAACACAGTGAGGGACATCGGTCAGAGGAGGGTCACCCAG AGATTCCTAAAGAAGGTTCAGCGTTAGATTCAGAGGTGAATGGCTCCCTGTTAGAGTACAGGGACGCCCAGGGCAAGTCCAGCTTCTCCTACCATCGGGAGCCCAGCTACTTTGAGATCCCTACCAAGGAGTTTCCGCTGCATCCCAAGTCCCCGGGGGCAGAGCTCCACGAGATTCCCACCAAGGACACGGACACGCCCCATGCCCCTTCCACCCCCACCTCGTCCACTCCCCCCGTGGTGCAGAGCCACGCCTCCTTCACCATAGAGTTTGACGACTGCACCCCAGGCAAGATCAAGATCAAGGACCATGTCACCAAGTTCTCCTCGCGCCAGAGGAAACAGCAGCAGGTGTCGGGCAAAACTCTGGCCACCACGCCCACTGAGGAGATGTCAGCCGAGTGCAAGGTAGCAGATTGGTTGGTGCACAGTGATGTCAGAATGATGAGAAGGCGTCCAACATGTGAGGATGTTTACAGTGTCAAGAGTGACCAGGCCGTAAACATCAAGAGCCTCAAAG GACACCAGCATGACGATGGGACCCAGAGTGATTCTGAGGACCCGGTTTTAGGGAAAGGGAAGCAAAGCAAGTCACACCACCGAATCCAGTCGCAACATTCGATCCAGTCTGAGCTTTCCCAGTCAGAGCTGTCAGAACCGTCACAACAGACTGTGCGGTCATACCAATTAGTTACGTCACAGCAGACAGTCCAGTCGCACCATTCAATTCAGTCTGACCAGTCTGTGCCGTCACAACAGACAGTGCTGTCTGTCCAACCACACCAGACAGTCCAGTCAGTTCCATCACAAATGTTACTCCAGCCTCAGTTTTCTCCTCCCAAACAGACCCCAGTCTCTCCTGTGGTCCCTGAGAGGCCCTTGTCTGAAAGCCCGCCTGAGGTTCGCTCCCCCACCATGGGCCCCTCTAAGCCCGACCCCCAGGAGCAACTCAGCCAGCAAGCATTCATCATCGAGTTCTTCGATAACCCGCGCAAAAAACGCTCCCAGTCCTTCACGGCCAACCCCGCCCACGCAGACTCTTACTCCACCCTCAAGGCCAAGCTGGAGCGGCGGAAGGGCGGGGAGAGGCCAAACTCCATGCATGGACACATCCCCCCCACCCAGCAGGTGACTGTTCCTCTGAAGGGCCAGGGCCATGGCGGGCCTCTGAGGTCGAGCTCCCtgaagagggagaagacagaggagccCCTGAGTGGAGGTAGTGCCTCCTCTTCCTCCGGTTCTGGGCCTTCCTCTCGTGCTTCTTCTGGCATCACCATCAAGCTGTTTGGCAGTGTGGGGAAGAAGTCCAAGCTGGCCCAGGAGTTTGCAGCAGAGTTCCTGATGAAGGATGCAGCCCACAGAGCATTGTCCCCCACCAGAGATAAGACGTCTCCTCCCATGTCCGCTCCCCCGGTGATGATGATGTCACCCTCTCGCACCCGCATTCCGTCTCCCTTAGACCCCCCTTCCTCTATTTCCTATCCCTCCACCCCCTTGCAAACTACAGCACCACGTTCCTACTCTCCAACTCCTGCCCCTCATTCCCCAGCCCTAGCCCTCTCTCAGCCCCCGTCCCGCAGCCCTGTCCAGACTGCCTCTCCAGTTCGCTCAGCCGTCCCCTCCACGACCCCTCTAATGCCGCTGGGTCTGGGGGTGTGTGGGGTGGACCCAAAAGCCTCCAGGGTGGTGAGGAACGAAGAAGAGGACAGTCTGAGTGATGCCGGCACGTACACCATTGAAACAGAGTCCCAGGACAAAGAGGTAGAGGAGGCTCGCAACATGATCGACCAG GTGTTTGGTGTCCTCGACTCACCGGAGTACAGTGGTGCCGGAGTGTATAGACCCATCATTAATGATGGCAAGGACGAGCCGGCAATGCTTCGGCCTAGTGACGCTAGCACTGTGGATCAAATGAAAGCAGTGTCTATGCATGGCTTTAACCCAGCCGCTCTCAGTGGGGCCCCCTCAGGCCCCTTCCAG GTGCAGTCTTCTAACACTGCAGCGCAGGAGGAGGGGCCTAAGTGGGTTTCTCGCTGGGCCAGTCTGGCAGACAGCTGTGCAGAACCAGACTGTACTCCACCTCAAGGGGAATTTGCAGACGGAG ATTTACGATTGATGAGTCGGTTGATGCCTAGCCACAGCGTGGATAACTCTGAGTCAGAGGGGAGCCAGAGTTGTAGGATCAGGAGGCTGCTTCCCCAGGTTCCCCCTGGAGACGGAGACAAGCCAGAAAGCCCCACCCCAAGCATCCTGATCCGCCACGAACCCCCCTACCCAGGCCCAGAAACCCCCCTGGAGAGGAGTAGTGGTACGCCTCGGCATCAGGACTCCACCCAGAGGCTGTGCATCCAGGATGATGTAGACCCAGACAGCTTGAGTGATGCCAGCCGCTCTGACGATGGCTCTGTACTGGAGAGGACCAGGAAGAGCCAGGGGAGGACGAGTGGCGCTACCTCGCCCGGGGACGCTGGACCTCACTATAGGGGTCAAGATAAACTATCTCCGACTCAGCCTACCAAGTCCACCTCTTTTTACATTGGTTCTGAGGAATGCATCTTAGGCAAGCCGGACCTGGCCCGAAGCCCTTTTCTGTCTCAGGGGCCTGATAGGGGGCGAGATGCCCCTGCCAAAACCTTCCCCACCACTGTCCTCATCAGGCACCTGAGCAGCCACGAGCCCCGGAGGTTGGGCATCAAGCCGAACAACTCAGCCCCCAACCTCCACTCCCAGCAGGACAAGGAGTCTAAAGACCCCAGTAAAGACTCTCTAGGGACTTCCTCGTTCGTCAGGCAGGAGAGCTTCACCAAGGAGCAACCCAGTGACGACATCCAGATTAAGAGGCTCCCCCACATCTCCAGTCACCCCACCCTGAGGGAcatggagcagaggagagagactgcAAAGGACCCACAGCCCTTCCTCCGGGAAGCAGCAgacgcctctctctcctccctggagGTCAAGTTACCCTCCTCAGGCTCCGGACACAGTTCTAAGAGAGGAGGTTCCTCCAGTCACATGGACGACTCTCTGTCTGGGGAATCCGATGTGGATACAGCCAGCACCGTCAGCCTGGTCAGCAACAAGAACACCCACGTCACCACAGGCCCCAAGAAGAGGACGGCTGCCAGGTCCTCCTCCAGTCCGTCTGTCCAGGAGAAGGGCCACCGCCAGCCCACGGCCCGCGAGCGCCTGTCAGAGAAACGCCGCAGCCACGCAGCTGCCGGTGATAATTCCAGCAGCAAGGCCGAGCAGGCCAAGCGCTTCCAGATGCGGCGCAGCACGGGGAACTGCGGTTCCCTGGAGCTATCAGAGGACCAGCAGAGTTCTGGCCAGCACTGGCCTGACACTGCCTCTGACCATGAGACCGGCTCCCGGCCCGCCAGCCGCAACAAGAAGCTCATAGCTCCCCTACAGAAAGAGGACAATGGGAAGACCCCCAAGAGTGCAGCACAGCAGGCACTGATCCGCTCCAACAGCCTGTCGGCACCACGGCCCACCAGAGCATCCATGCTGCGCAGGGCGCGCCTGGGAGAGACCTCTGACAATGATGGTACTGAGACTGACCGGGGATCCCAGAACTCAGACCACATCGTTGCTCCCTCCAAGGTGTCTGCTGACGGGAAGAAGCTCCTCTCCAGACTGGACATCTTGGCCATGCCCAGGAAGCGAGCAGGCTCCTTCACTACGCCTAGTGACAACGagtcctccatcaccaccccttcAACCCGGCCTGGCTTCTCCAACCGGAGTGCAGAATCAACTGGGCCGGTCAGGAAGACATCAGTGGGTGAAGCAGGGGCAAAGCAGGGGGCCACAAGAGGGTCTGGAGCCCCTGGGAAGCAGCCCCTCACCCGCACACGCTCCAGCGGGACTAAATACTCCAGCACAACCA GTTCCCGTCAAAGGCAGAAGGGTTCAGACTACACCTCCACATCTGAAGAGGAATATGAGGCCAGCTCTGGAACCCCCAAACACAAACGCTCCTCCCACATGTCTGCTGCCACACAGACCCCCCGGGCCCAGAAGGAGAAAGCGGCTGCAGAAGTTGCCCGGTCCAAGTCCGGCTCACTGGAGTTGGAGGTGGATGAGGTCCAGAATGAGGATGACCACTACCAGAACTGGACCACACACAGCGCCGAGATAGCAAA GCTCAGTCAGGACTTGGCCAAGGACCTTGCCATCCTGGCCCGTGAGATCCATGACGTGGCGGGGGACGGGGACTCTCAGAGTTCCTCTGGAATGGGCACCAACCCCTCCCCCAGCTCTGCACCCAACACGCCCGGGCCCGCATCCACCATCCCCATTTCTAGCCGGGAAGAG AGGCCATGTACATCTTTGCGAGGGGTCCTCCCATCTCAG CTGGTCCAACATATTCCTGAGGCCAGCTTAAACTACCAGAAGGTTCTGCTATCGCCGGGTTCTACCGCTGTCATGGACCTGGATCCTAACATGAATGACCAAGACCCAAGCTCTAAGCCACGGTGGAACCGTGAAGAG GTGATTTTAGACAATCTGATGTTGAACCCTGTTTCTCAGCTCTCTCAGGCCATTCGGGAGAACACAGAACAGCTGGCTGAGAAAATGAA GGTTTTATTCCACAACAAGACTGAGGCCTGGGAGGAGATCGAAGCGAAGATCAATGCTGAAAACGAAGTCCCCATCCTCAAAACATCAAATAAG GAAATCTCTTCCATCCTGAACGAGCTGAGAAGAGTACAGAAACAACTAGAAA TGATCAACAGCATTGTGGAACCCGGTGGAGCTGGCAGTGGGAACCCTAAGGTGGCAGCAATGGCTACTGCTGCTTCAGGAGGACAGGCCACCAGGTCCCCCTCGCGGCAGAAGAAATCCCCCAGTAAGCCCCCTGGGCCTGGGGACAGACAGCGTGGTGCTGGCCCTTCAACCAGCCCCACCACCTCCAAACCCAACGCCAACGAAAGCACCAAGAGGACCACTCGAGGCCCCAAAGGGGCAAACTTTATGGCCTGA
- the LOC118398583 gene encoding centrosomal protein of 170 kDa protein B-like isoform X2 has translation MSVTSWFLVSSSGTRHRLPREMIFVGREDCELMLQSRSVDKQHAVINYNPATDEHLVKDLGSLNGTFVNDLRIPDQIYITLKLSDVIRFGYNSHVYVLEKSQHKVPEEALKHEKYTSQLQMGLRASEGKRAEHLDDRSKLEKTDRKSLCQETPTSRPTPLYGQPSWWGEEDAASKRQHSEGHRSEEGHPEIPKEGSALDSEVNGSLLEYRDAQGKSSFSYHREPSYFEIPTKEFPLHPKSPGAELHEIPTKDTDTPHAPSTPTSSTPPVVQSHASFTIEFDDCTPGKIKIKDHVTKFSSRQRKQQQVSGKTLATTPTEEMSAECKVADWLVHSDVRMMRRRPTCEDVYSVKSDQAVNIKSLKGHQHDDGTQSDSEDPVLGKGKQSKSHHRIQSQHSIQSELSQSELSEPSQQTVRSYQLVTSQQTVQSHHSIQSDQSVPSQQTVLSVQPHQTVQSVPSQMLLQPQFSPPKQTPVSPVVPERPLSESPPEVRSPTMGPSKPDPQEQLSQQAFIIEFFDNPRKKRSQSFTANPAHADSYSTLKAKLERRKGGERPNSMHGHIPPTQQVTVPLKGQGHGGPLRSSSLKREKTEEPLSGGSASSSSGSGPSSRASSGITIKLFGSVGKKSKLAQEFAAEFLMKDAAHRALSPTRDKTSPPMSAPPVMMMSPSRTRIPSPLDPPSSISYPSTPLQTTAPRSYSPTPAPHSPALALSQPPSRSPVQTASPVRSAVPSTTPLMPLGLGVCGVDPKASRVVRNEEEDSLSDAGTYTIETESQDKEVEEARNMIDQVFGVLDSPEYSGAGVYRPIINDGKDEPAMLRPSDASTVDQMKAVSMHGFNPAALSGAPSGPFQVQSSNTAAQEEGPKWVSRWASLADSCAEPDCTPPQGEFADGDLRLMSRLMPSHSVDNSESEGSQSCRIRRLLPQVPPGDGDKPESPTPSILIRHEPPYPGPETPLERSSGTPRHQDSTQRLCIQDDVDPDSLSDASRSDDGSVLERTRKSQGRTSGATSPGDAGPHYRGQDKLSPTQPTKSTSFYIGSEECILGKPDLARSPFLSQGPDRGRDAPAKTFPTTVLIRHLSSHEPRRLGIKPNNSAPNLHSQQDKESKDPSKDSLGTSSFVRQESFTKEQPSDDIQIKRLPHISSHPTLRDMEQRRETAKDPQPFLREAADASLSSLEVKLPSSGSGHSSKRGGSSSHMDDSLSGESDVDTASTVSLVSNKNTHVTTGPKKRTAARSSSSPSVQEKGHRQPTARERLSEKRRSHAAAGDNSSSKAEQAKRFQMRRSTGNCGSLELSEDQQSSGQHWPDTASDHETGSRPASRNKKLIAPLQKEDNGKTPKSAAQQALIRSNSLSAPRPTRASMLRRARLGETSDNDGTETDRGSQNSDHIVAPSKVSADGKKLLSRLDILAMPRKRAGSFTTPSDNESSITTPSTRPGFSNRSAESTGPVRKTSVGEAGAKQGATRGSGAPGKQPLTRTRSSGTKYSSTTSSRQRQKGSDYTSTSEEEYEASSGTPKHKRSSHMSAATQTPRAQKEKAAAEVARSKSGSLELEVDEVQNEDDHYQNWTTHSAEIAKLSQDLAKDLAILAREIHDVAGDGDSQSSSGMGTNPSPSSAPNTPGPASTIPISSREELVQHIPEASLNYQKVLLSPGSTAVMDLDPNMNDQDPSSKPRWNREEVILDNLMLNPVSQLSQAIRENTEQLAEKMKVLFHNKTEAWEEIEAKINAENEVPILKTSNKEISSILNELRRVQKQLEMINSIVEPGGAGSGNPKVAAMATAASGGQATRSPSRQKKSPSKPPGPGDRQRGAGPSTSPTTSKPNANESTKRTTRGPKGANFMA, from the exons CATGTGTACGTCCTGGAGAAGAGCCAACACAAAGTCCCAGAGGAGGCACTCAAG CATGAGAAGTACACCAGCCAGCTGCAGATGGGTCTGAGAGCCTCAGAGGGGAAGAGGGCTGAGCACCTGGATGACAGGTCCAAGCTAGAGAAGACGGACAGGAAATCTCTGTGTCAAG AGACTCCAACCTCCCGGCCCACTCCATTGTATGGCCAGCCCTCATGGTGGGGGGAGGAGGATGCGGCCAGCAAAAGACAACACAGTGAGGGACATCGGTCAGAGGAGGGTCACCCAG AGATTCCTAAAGAAGGTTCAGCGTTAGATTCAGAGGTGAATGGCTCCCTGTTAGAGTACAGGGACGCCCAGGGCAAGTCCAGCTTCTCCTACCATCGGGAGCCCAGCTACTTTGAGATCCCTACCAAGGAGTTTCCGCTGCATCCCAAGTCCCCGGGGGCAGAGCTCCACGAGATTCCCACCAAGGACACGGACACGCCCCATGCCCCTTCCACCCCCACCTCGTCCACTCCCCCCGTGGTGCAGAGCCACGCCTCCTTCACCATAGAGTTTGACGACTGCACCCCAGGCAAGATCAAGATCAAGGACCATGTCACCAAGTTCTCCTCGCGCCAGAGGAAACAGCAGCAGGTGTCGGGCAAAACTCTGGCCACCACGCCCACTGAGGAGATGTCAGCCGAGTGCAAGGTAGCAGATTGGTTGGTGCACAGTGATGTCAGAATGATGAGAAGGCGTCCAACATGTGAGGATGTTTACAGTGTCAAGAGTGACCAGGCCGTAAACATCAAGAGCCTCAAAG GACACCAGCATGACGATGGGACCCAGAGTGATTCTGAGGACCCGGTTTTAGGGAAAGGGAAGCAAAGCAAGTCACACCACCGAATCCAGTCGCAACATTCGATCCAGTCTGAGCTTTCCCAGTCAGAGCTGTCAGAACCGTCACAACAGACTGTGCGGTCATACCAATTAGTTACGTCACAGCAGACAGTCCAGTCGCACCATTCAATTCAGTCTGACCAGTCTGTGCCGTCACAACAGACAGTGCTGTCTGTCCAACCACACCAGACAGTCCAGTCAGTTCCATCACAAATGTTACTCCAGCCTCAGTTTTCTCCTCCCAAACAGACCCCAGTCTCTCCTGTGGTCCCTGAGAGGCCCTTGTCTGAAAGCCCGCCTGAGGTTCGCTCCCCCACCATGGGCCCCTCTAAGCCCGACCCCCAGGAGCAACTCAGCCAGCAAGCATTCATCATCGAGTTCTTCGATAACCCGCGCAAAAAACGCTCCCAGTCCTTCACGGCCAACCCCGCCCACGCAGACTCTTACTCCACCCTCAAGGCCAAGCTGGAGCGGCGGAAGGGCGGGGAGAGGCCAAACTCCATGCATGGACACATCCCCCCCACCCAGCAGGTGACTGTTCCTCTGAAGGGCCAGGGCCATGGCGGGCCTCTGAGGTCGAGCTCCCtgaagagggagaagacagaggagccCCTGAGTGGAGGTAGTGCCTCCTCTTCCTCCGGTTCTGGGCCTTCCTCTCGTGCTTCTTCTGGCATCACCATCAAGCTGTTTGGCAGTGTGGGGAAGAAGTCCAAGCTGGCCCAGGAGTTTGCAGCAGAGTTCCTGATGAAGGATGCAGCCCACAGAGCATTGTCCCCCACCAGAGATAAGACGTCTCCTCCCATGTCCGCTCCCCCGGTGATGATGATGTCACCCTCTCGCACCCGCATTCCGTCTCCCTTAGACCCCCCTTCCTCTATTTCCTATCCCTCCACCCCCTTGCAAACTACAGCACCACGTTCCTACTCTCCAACTCCTGCCCCTCATTCCCCAGCCCTAGCCCTCTCTCAGCCCCCGTCCCGCAGCCCTGTCCAGACTGCCTCTCCAGTTCGCTCAGCCGTCCCCTCCACGACCCCTCTAATGCCGCTGGGTCTGGGGGTGTGTGGGGTGGACCCAAAAGCCTCCAGGGTGGTGAGGAACGAAGAAGAGGACAGTCTGAGTGATGCCGGCACGTACACCATTGAAACAGAGTCCCAGGACAAAGAGGTAGAGGAGGCTCGCAACATGATCGACCAG GTGTTTGGTGTCCTCGACTCACCGGAGTACAGTGGTGCCGGAGTGTATAGACCCATCATTAATGATGGCAAGGACGAGCCGGCAATGCTTCGGCCTAGTGACGCTAGCACTGTGGATCAAATGAAAGCAGTGTCTATGCATGGCTTTAACCCAGCCGCTCTCAGTGGGGCCCCCTCAGGCCCCTTCCAG GTGCAGTCTTCTAACACTGCAGCGCAGGAGGAGGGGCCTAAGTGGGTTTCTCGCTGGGCCAGTCTGGCAGACAGCTGTGCAGAACCAGACTGTACTCCACCTCAAGGGGAATTTGCAGACGGAG ATTTACGATTGATGAGTCGGTTGATGCCTAGCCACAGCGTGGATAACTCTGAGTCAGAGGGGAGCCAGAGTTGTAGGATCAGGAGGCTGCTTCCCCAGGTTCCCCCTGGAGACGGAGACAAGCCAGAAAGCCCCACCCCAAGCATCCTGATCCGCCACGAACCCCCCTACCCAGGCCCAGAAACCCCCCTGGAGAGGAGTAGTGGTACGCCTCGGCATCAGGACTCCACCCAGAGGCTGTGCATCCAGGATGATGTAGACCCAGACAGCTTGAGTGATGCCAGCCGCTCTGACGATGGCTCTGTACTGGAGAGGACCAGGAAGAGCCAGGGGAGGACGAGTGGCGCTACCTCGCCCGGGGACGCTGGACCTCACTATAGGGGTCAAGATAAACTATCTCCGACTCAGCCTACCAAGTCCACCTCTTTTTACATTGGTTCTGAGGAATGCATCTTAGGCAAGCCGGACCTGGCCCGAAGCCCTTTTCTGTCTCAGGGGCCTGATAGGGGGCGAGATGCCCCTGCCAAAACCTTCCCCACCACTGTCCTCATCAGGCACCTGAGCAGCCACGAGCCCCGGAGGTTGGGCATCAAGCCGAACAACTCAGCCCCCAACCTCCACTCCCAGCAGGACAAGGAGTCTAAAGACCCCAGTAAAGACTCTCTAGGGACTTCCTCGTTCGTCAGGCAGGAGAGCTTCACCAAGGAGCAACCCAGTGACGACATCCAGATTAAGAGGCTCCCCCACATCTCCAGTCACCCCACCCTGAGGGAcatggagcagaggagagagactgcAAAGGACCCACAGCCCTTCCTCCGGGAAGCAGCAgacgcctctctctcctccctggagGTCAAGTTACCCTCCTCAGGCTCCGGACACAGTTCTAAGAGAGGAGGTTCCTCCAGTCACATGGACGACTCTCTGTCTGGGGAATCCGATGTGGATACAGCCAGCACCGTCAGCCTGGTCAGCAACAAGAACACCCACGTCACCACAGGCCCCAAGAAGAGGACGGCTGCCAGGTCCTCCTCCAGTCCGTCTGTCCAGGAGAAGGGCCACCGCCAGCCCACGGCCCGCGAGCGCCTGTCAGAGAAACGCCGCAGCCACGCAGCTGCCGGTGATAATTCCAGCAGCAAGGCCGAGCAGGCCAAGCGCTTCCAGATGCGGCGCAGCACGGGGAACTGCGGTTCCCTGGAGCTATCAGAGGACCAGCAGAGTTCTGGCCAGCACTGGCCTGACACTGCCTCTGACCATGAGACCGGCTCCCGGCCCGCCAGCCGCAACAAGAAGCTCATAGCTCCCCTACAGAAAGAGGACAATGGGAAGACCCCCAAGAGTGCAGCACAGCAGGCACTGATCCGCTCCAACAGCCTGTCGGCACCACGGCCCACCAGAGCATCCATGCTGCGCAGGGCGCGCCTGGGAGAGACCTCTGACAATGATGGTACTGAGACTGACCGGGGATCCCAGAACTCAGACCACATCGTTGCTCCCTCCAAGGTGTCTGCTGACGGGAAGAAGCTCCTCTCCAGACTGGACATCTTGGCCATGCCCAGGAAGCGAGCAGGCTCCTTCACTACGCCTAGTGACAACGagtcctccatcaccaccccttcAACCCGGCCTGGCTTCTCCAACCGGAGTGCAGAATCAACTGGGCCGGTCAGGAAGACATCAGTGGGTGAAGCAGGGGCAAAGCAGGGGGCCACAAGAGGGTCTGGAGCCCCTGGGAAGCAGCCCCTCACCCGCACACGCTCCAGCGGGACTAAATACTCCAGCACAACCA GTTCCCGTCAAAGGCAGAAGGGTTCAGACTACACCTCCACATCTGAAGAGGAATATGAGGCCAGCTCTGGAACCCCCAAACACAAACGCTCCTCCCACATGTCTGCTGCCACACAGACCCCCCGGGCCCAGAAGGAGAAAGCGGCTGCAGAAGTTGCCCGGTCCAAGTCCGGCTCACTGGAGTTGGAGGTGGATGAGGTCCAGAATGAGGATGACCACTACCAGAACTGGACCACACACAGCGCCGAGATAGCAAA GCTCAGTCAGGACTTGGCCAAGGACCTTGCCATCCTGGCCCGTGAGATCCATGACGTGGCGGGGGACGGGGACTCTCAGAGTTCCTCTGGAATGGGCACCAACCCCTCCCCCAGCTCTGCACCCAACACGCCCGGGCCCGCATCCACCATCCCCATTTCTAGCCGGGAAGAG CTGGTCCAACATATTCCTGAGGCCAGCTTAAACTACCAGAAGGTTCTGCTATCGCCGGGTTCTACCGCTGTCATGGACCTGGATCCTAACATGAATGACCAAGACCCAAGCTCTAAGCCACGGTGGAACCGTGAAGAG GTGATTTTAGACAATCTGATGTTGAACCCTGTTTCTCAGCTCTCTCAGGCCATTCGGGAGAACACAGAACAGCTGGCTGAGAAAATGAA GGTTTTATTCCACAACAAGACTGAGGCCTGGGAGGAGATCGAAGCGAAGATCAATGCTGAAAACGAAGTCCCCATCCTCAAAACATCAAATAAG GAAATCTCTTCCATCCTGAACGAGCTGAGAAGAGTACAGAAACAACTAGAAA TGATCAACAGCATTGTGGAACCCGGTGGAGCTGGCAGTGGGAACCCTAAGGTGGCAGCAATGGCTACTGCTGCTTCAGGAGGACAGGCCACCAGGTCCCCCTCGCGGCAGAAGAAATCCCCCAGTAAGCCCCCTGGGCCTGGGGACAGACAGCGTGGTGCTGGCCCTTCAACCAGCCCCACCACCTCCAAACCCAACGCCAACGAAAGCACCAAGAGGACCACTCGAGGCCCCAAAGGGGCAAACTTTATGGCCTGA